Proteins from a single region of Haloplanus sp. GDY1:
- a CDS encoding response regulator, which yields MPSAQPTVLLVDDEKDVVDVYALAFSEDYRVLKAYSGEEALGKASDADVVLLDRRMPGLSGREVLAEIRDRDIDVRVAMVTAVDPDFDIAEMGFDAYLTKPVGDEELRETVDELLTLSEYDDQVRERFAIAEKLGALEAEKTRSELAESEEYRELTERASELDARASETVSGMDRDTFEQAISGLSEPNEDGTDG from the coding sequence ATGCCATCAGCGCAGCCGACGGTTCTTCTCGTCGACGACGAGAAAGACGTCGTCGACGTCTACGCCCTAGCGTTCTCCGAGGACTATCGCGTACTGAAAGCGTACAGCGGCGAGGAGGCACTCGGGAAGGCGAGCGACGCGGACGTGGTGCTTCTCGACCGGCGGATGCCCGGCCTCTCCGGTCGGGAGGTCCTCGCCGAGATCAGGGATCGGGATATCGACGTCAGGGTGGCGATGGTCACCGCCGTCGACCCGGACTTCGACATCGCGGAGATGGGCTTCGACGCCTACCTGACCAAGCCGGTGGGCGACGAGGAACTCCGCGAGACGGTGGACGAACTGCTCACGCTCTCCGAGTACGACGACCAAGTTCGCGAGCGCTTCGCCATCGCGGAGAAACTGGGGGCGCTGGAGGCGGAGAAGACCCGGAGCGAACTCGCCGAGAGCGAGGAGTACCGGGAGTTGACCGAGCGGGCGTCGGAACTCGACGCGCGGGCGTCCGAGACGGTCTCCGGGATGGATAGGGACACCTTCGAGCAGGCGATTTCGGGACTCTCGGAGCCGAACGAGGACGGGACGGACGGATAA
- a CDS encoding RNA polymerase Rpb4 family protein, whose translation MTIFKEKIDEEYVTISEVKELLAEVEAERAADVDREMRYELARAIEHANTFAVLDAEESRDLVEELLELDQVDEVAAFKIADLLPMDRDELRSVFAHGRYSLDGDELDEILNVVAKYA comes from the coding sequence ATGACCATCTTCAAAGAAAAAATCGACGAGGAGTACGTCACCATCTCGGAGGTCAAGGAACTCCTCGCCGAAGTCGAGGCGGAGCGTGCCGCCGACGTGGACCGCGAGATGCGCTACGAACTCGCGCGCGCCATCGAACACGCCAACACCTTCGCCGTCCTCGACGCCGAGGAGTCGCGTGACCTCGTCGAGGAACTTCTCGAACTCGACCAGGTCGACGAGGTGGCCGCGTTCAAGATCGCCGATCTGCTCCCGATGGACCGCGACGAACTCCGGTCGGTGTTCGCCCACGGCCGCTACTCGCTCGACGGCGACGAACTCGACGAGATCCTGAACGTCGTCGCGAAGTACGCCTGA